One segment of Polaribacter huanghezhanensis DNA contains the following:
- a CDS encoding WD40/YVTN/BNR-like repeat-containing protein, translating into MKNLILSVAILLIATSHKVNAQKNTTKFSEENYSAIKWRNIGPFRGGRSAAVTGVSGKSNLFYMGSTGGGVWKTTDAGNSWANISDGFFGGSVGSVAVSDWDNNVIYIGTGEVTVRGNVSSGDGIWKTVDAGKTWKHMGLPNSRHIPRIRIHPKNSDIVYAGVMGDLYKSSEERGVYKSMNGGETWRKVLFANKDAGVVDLIIDPNNARILYATTWNIRRTPYSLSSGGDGSALWKSTDGGETWNNISENKGLPKGIWGISGVAVSPVNSDFVWLLVENKDGGVYKSEDAGKTWKLINSERKLRQRAWYYTRIYADTKDENIIYILNVNYHKSTDGGKTYKTFNAPHGDHHDLWIAPEDNQRMIIGDDGGAQISFDAGINWSTMNNQPTAQFYRVVTDNHFPYRIYGAQQDNSTVRISHRTGGRFITDRDWESTAGGESAHIAIDPNNNDIVYGGSYSGFLTRKNHKTGEARAINVWPDDPMGHGAEDFKYRFQWNFPILFSPNQKNKLYAASNHLHVTYNEGQSWELISPDLTRNDPKTLGPSGGPITKDNTGVEYYGTIFAIAESPSEKNLIWTGSDDGLVHVTRDGGKSWKNVTPKKMPEWMMINSIEINPFEKGSVYIVGTKYKSGDYKPYIYKTENYGKSWKLLVNGIGDEDFTRTLRADPKRKGLLYAGTERGMYISFDDGKNWEKFQLNLPIVPITDLAIKDDNLIAATQGRAFWIIDDLTPIHQLTTNTNKEKVTLFTPKASYQLSGGNGKTSKTQGINHPGGVAVYFNVNEFTKKDTVSVSFYDASKKVIQKFSNHPNTKENEKKLAVKKGSNVFYWNMMYPDATKVKGMILWWASLNGPMALPGNYTVSLSVNKSIIEKPFTILKNPVSENSLADMKLQFDFINDINKKISEIHKALINVGKVKAQIKTLKSAIKDKQKNKELLSFADELAKKITKIETTLYQTKSKSGQDPLNFPIRLNNKLAHLNSLTRMGTYKPTDPAIAFKNEIVRDIDKELSKLYVLFNNDVKQLNQKVKDNQIDLIQLDK; encoded by the coding sequence ATGAAAAACTTAATTTTATCTGTGGCGATACTTCTAATTGCTACTAGCCACAAAGTTAATGCACAAAAGAATACCACCAAATTTTCTGAGGAAAATTATAGTGCAATAAAATGGCGAAATATTGGCCCATTTAGAGGTGGAAGAAGTGCTGCTGTTACTGGCGTTTCTGGAAAATCAAATTTATTTTATATGGGTTCTACCGGTGGTGGAGTCTGGAAAACTACGGATGCAGGGAATTCTTGGGCTAATATTTCTGATGGTTTTTTTGGCGGATCAGTTGGATCTGTTGCGGTTAGCGACTGGGATAACAATGTCATTTATATTGGTACTGGTGAAGTTACCGTAAGAGGAAATGTTTCTTCAGGAGACGGAATTTGGAAAACTGTTGATGCAGGAAAAACATGGAAACACATGGGGTTGCCAAACTCTAGACATATTCCAAGAATTCGAATTCATCCTAAAAACTCAGATATTGTCTATGCAGGTGTCATGGGAGATCTATACAAATCTTCTGAAGAACGGGGTGTCTATAAATCTATGAATGGTGGAGAAACATGGAGAAAAGTGTTATTTGCAAACAAAGATGCTGGTGTAGTTGATTTAATCATCGATCCAAACAATGCTCGTATTTTATACGCAACAACCTGGAATATTAGAAGAACACCATACAGTTTATCTAGTGGTGGAGATGGTTCTGCTTTATGGAAAAGTACAGATGGTGGAGAAACCTGGAACAATATTTCTGAAAACAAAGGATTGCCAAAAGGGATTTGGGGAATTAGCGGTGTTGCTGTTTCTCCAGTAAATTCTGATTTTGTTTGGTTATTAGTAGAAAATAAAGATGGTGGAGTTTATAAATCTGAAGATGCCGGAAAAACTTGGAAACTAATTAATAGCGAACGAAAACTAAGACAAAGAGCTTGGTATTATACACGTATTTATGCTGATACAAAAGACGAAAATATCATTTATATTTTAAACGTAAACTATCATAAATCTACAGATGGCGGTAAAACATACAAAACATTTAATGCTCCACATGGAGATCATCACGATTTATGGATTGCTCCAGAAGACAATCAACGAATGATTATTGGCGATGATGGTGGCGCACAAATTTCTTTTGATGCAGGCATCAACTGGTCTACAATGAACAATCAACCTACAGCGCAATTTTACAGAGTTGTAACCGATAATCATTTTCCCTATCGGATTTATGGAGCACAACAAGACAACTCTACGGTACGTATTTCTCATAGAACTGGAGGACGGTTTATTACCGATAGAGATTGGGAATCTACAGCTGGTGGAGAAAGCGCACATATTGCTATAGACCCAAATAATAACGATATTGTGTATGGTGGAAGTTATAGTGGTTTTTTAACACGAAAAAATCATAAAACGGGTGAAGCTAGAGCAATTAATGTTTGGCCAGATGATCCAATGGGACACGGAGCTGAAGATTTTAAATATCGCTTTCAATGGAATTTTCCAATTCTATTTTCTCCAAATCAAAAGAACAAATTATACGCTGCTTCAAATCATTTACATGTAACCTATAATGAAGGTCAATCTTGGGAATTAATCAGTCCAGATTTAACGAGAAATGACCCTAAAACATTAGGTCCTTCAGGCGGACCAATCACCAAAGACAATACAGGTGTAGAATATTACGGAACTATTTTTGCTATTGCAGAATCTCCATCAGAAAAAAATCTTATTTGGACAGGTTCAGATGATGGATTAGTTCACGTAACTAGAGATGGCGGAAAAAGCTGGAAAAATGTGACTCCTAAAAAAATGCCCGAATGGATGATGATTAATTCAATCGAGATAAATCCGTTTGAAAAAGGGAGCGTTTATATTGTAGGAACAAAATACAAGTCTGGAGACTACAAACCATATATCTACAAAACAGAAAACTACGGAAAATCATGGAAATTATTGGTTAACGGAATTGGAGACGAAGACTTTACAAGGACATTAAGAGCTGACCCAAAACGCAAAGGGCTATTGTATGCAGGTACAGAAAGAGGAATGTATATTTCATTTGATGATGGAAAGAATTGGGAGAAATTTCAATTGAATTTGCCGATTGTTCCTATTACAGATTTGGCTATTAAAGACGATAATTTAATTGCGGCTACACAAGGGAGAGCTTTTTGGATTATTGATGATTTAACGCCAATCCATCAACTTACAACCAACACAAATAAAGAAAAGGTTACGTTGTTTACTCCAAAAGCCAGTTATCAACTAAGTGGAGGAAATGGTAAAACTTCTAAAACACAAGGAATCAATCATCCTGGTGGGGTTGCGGTATATTTTAATGTAAACGAGTTTACTAAAAAAGACACTGTTTCAGTATCCTTTTATGATGCTTCTAAAAAAGTAATTCAAAAATTTAGCAATCATCCAAATACAAAAGAAAACGAAAAAAAATTAGCTGTTAAAAAAGGAAGCAATGTGTTTTATTGGAATATGATGTATCCTGATGCGACGAAAGTGAAAGGAATGATTTTGTGGTGGGCTTCTTTAAACGGACCAATGGCATTGCCTGGAAACTATACCGTTAGTTTATCTGTAAATAAATCTATTATCGAAAAACCATTTACCATTTTAAAAAATCCTGTTTCTGAAAATTCTTTAGCAGACATGAAATTGCAATTCGATTTTATCAATGACATCAATAAAAAAATATCAGAAATACATAAAGCACTGATTAACGTTGGAAAAGTAAAAGCGCAAATTAAAACATTAAAAAGCGCTATTAAAGACAAGCAAAAAAATAAAGAATTGTTGTCTTTTGCTGACGAGTTGGCTAAAAAAATCACAAAAATTGAGACTACTTTGTATCAAACAAAAAGTAAAAGCGGACAAGATCCGTTGAATTTCCCAATCAGATTGAACAATAAGTTAGCCCATTTAAATTCGCTAACAAGAATGGGCACATATAAACCAACCGACCCAGCTATTGCTTTTAAAAATGAGATTGTTAGAGATATTGATAAGGAATTGTCAAAATTATATGTATTATTTAACAACGATGTAAAACAGCTCAACCAAAAGGTAAAAGACAATCAAATAGATTTAATTCAATTAGATAAATAA
- a CDS encoding 3-phosphoshikimate 1-carboxyvinyltransferase gives MNRTLIFHLLTNKTKLNAEIAISGSKSESNRLLILQQLIDGLEIENVSDSDDSKYLEKALNSSDETIDIGHAGTAMRFLTSYFSIKEGREVVLTGSKRMQNRPIEILVNALQDLGANISYESKIGYPPIRIKGTKLVKDKVQINGDVSSQYISSLMLIAASLPKGLEIELLGKITSVPYINMTLSLLQELGIEARFIENKITVKPFHSSITKRIIVESDWSSASYFYSLIALSAVGSEITLSSYKENSLQGDSCLAEIYQHFGVSTTFKEDSIVLTKKKTHVSKGIIQNLSNAPDIAQTIAVTCFGLGISCELTGLHTLKIKETDRLVALENELTKLGAIISVTNDSLTLKESTKINPNIAIETYKDHRMAMAFAPLAIKVPITILDASVVTKSYRNFWKDLQQIGFQIDPN, from the coding sequence ATGAATAGAACTTTGATTTTTCATCTATTAACAAATAAAACAAAACTAAACGCAGAAATTGCTATTTCTGGTTCTAAAAGTGAATCAAACAGATTGTTAATTTTACAACAGCTAATTGATGGTTTAGAAATAGAAAATGTATCAGATTCTGATGATTCTAAATATTTAGAAAAAGCATTAAATTCTTCGGATGAAACCATTGATATTGGTCATGCCGGAACAGCAATGCGCTTTTTAACCTCTTATTTTTCGATCAAAGAAGGAAGAGAAGTTGTATTAACGGGCTCTAAAAGAATGCAAAACAGACCTATTGAAATTTTGGTAAACGCATTACAGGATTTGGGTGCAAATATTTCTTATGAAAGTAAAATTGGCTATCCACCAATTCGCATAAAAGGAACGAAGCTGGTTAAAGATAAAGTTCAAATTAACGGAGATGTAAGTAGTCAATATATTTCTTCATTAATGCTGATTGCTGCTAGTTTACCAAAAGGTTTAGAAATTGAATTGTTAGGTAAAATTACTTCGGTTCCGTATATAAATATGACGTTGAGTTTATTGCAAGAACTTGGAATTGAAGCCCGTTTTATAGAAAATAAAATCACTGTAAAACCTTTTCATTCATCAATAACAAAAAGGATAATCGTAGAATCTGATTGGAGTTCGGCTTCGTATTTCTACAGCCTTATTGCTCTGAGTGCTGTTGGTTCAGAAATCACATTATCATCTTACAAAGAAAATAGTTTACAGGGCGATTCTTGTTTGGCAGAAATCTATCAACATTTCGGTGTTTCAACTACTTTTAAAGAAGATTCAATTGTATTAACTAAAAAGAAAACTCATGTTTCAAAAGGCATAATTCAAAACTTGAGTAACGCGCCAGACATTGCGCAAACTATTGCTGTTACTTGTTTTGGATTGGGAATTTCTTGTGAGTTAACGGGTTTGCACACGTTAAAAATCAAAGAAACTGATAGATTGGTTGCTTTAGAAAATGAATTGACAAAATTAGGTGCAATAATCTCTGTGACAAATGATAGTTTAACGTTAAAAGAATCTACAAAAATCAACCCAAATATTGCCATAGAAACCTATAAAGATCACAGAATGGCAATGGCTTTTGCTCCTTTAGCAATCAAAGTTCCAATAACAATTTTAGACGCCAGTGTGGTCACAAAATCGTATCGAAATTTTTGGAAAGATCTGCAACAAATTGGTTTTCAAATAGACCCAAATTAA
- the queA gene encoding tRNA preQ1(34) S-adenosylmethionine ribosyltransferase-isomerase QueA codes for MKLSHFNIDLPDELLAKFPAEHRDESRLMVLNRKEKTIEHKRFKDLIDYFDEGDVMVLNNTKVFPARMFGNKEKTGARIEVFLLRELNQENRLWDVLVDPARKIRIGNKLFFGEDDSLVAEVIDNTTSRGRTLRFLFDGSYEEFRAKLLELGQTPLPKEIDRPVEESDTERYQTIYAKHEGAVAAPSAGLHFSKHLMKRLEIKGIDFSEVTLHVGLGTFAPVEVEDLSKHKMDSEQIVISNETSKRINDALTNKKRVCAVGTTVMRTIESSVSSNGRLNAFEGWTNKFIFPPYEFSIANCMITNFHKSKSTLLMQAAAFGGYDFVMEAYEVAIKEKYNFSSYGDAMLII; via the coding sequence ATGAAATTATCGCATTTTAATATTGATTTGCCAGATGAATTATTGGCAAAATTTCCAGCAGAACACAGAGATGAATCTCGTTTAATGGTGTTAAATAGAAAAGAAAAAACTATAGAACACAAAAGATTTAAAGATCTTATTGATTATTTTGATGAAGGTGATGTGATGGTTTTGAATAACACAAAAGTATTTCCTGCAAGAATGTTTGGAAATAAAGAAAAAACCGGAGCACGTATCGAAGTGTTTTTGTTGAGAGAATTAAATCAAGAAAACAGATTGTGGGATGTTTTGGTAGATCCAGCAAGAAAAATTAGAATTGGAAACAAATTGTTTTTTGGAGAAGATGACAGTTTAGTTGCAGAAGTAATTGATAATACAACTTCTAGAGGTAGAACGTTACGATTTTTATTTGATGGTTCTTATGAAGAATTTAGAGCAAAATTATTGGAATTGGGACAAACTCCGTTGCCTAAAGAAATTGACAGACCTGTAGAAGAATCAGATACAGAGCGGTACCAAACAATTTATGCAAAACATGAAGGAGCAGTTGCTGCACCATCAGCAGGATTGCACTTTTCTAAACATTTAATGAAACGTTTAGAGATTAAAGGTATCGATTTTTCTGAAGTTACCTTGCATGTTGGTTTGGGAACTTTTGCTCCAGTTGAAGTAGAAGATTTATCGAAACATAAAATGGATTCTGAGCAAATCGTTATTTCTAATGAAACATCAAAAAGAATTAACGACGCTTTAACCAATAAGAAAAGAGTTTGTGCTGTTGGTACAACAGTAATGCGTACAATTGAATCGTCTGTGTCATCAAACGGAAGATTGAATGCTTTTGAAGGTTGGACAAATAAATTTATTTTCCCTCCGTACGAATTTAGCATTGCAAACTGTATGATTACAAATTTTCATAAGTCTAAATCGACGTTATTAATGCAAGCTGCCGCTTTTGGTGGTTACGATTTTGTAATGGAAGCATACGAAGTAGCAATTAAAGAAAAATACAACTTCTCTTCTTACGGAGACGCAATGTTGATTATATAA
- the rlmN gene encoding 23S rRNA (adenine(2503)-C(2))-methyltransferase RlmN yields the protein MKKKKDIRALTKDQLRAFFVENGDKAFRGNQVYEWLWGKVVHSFEDMTNISLETREMLQENFVINHIEVDNIQRSKDGTVKNAVRLHDGLVVESVLIPTDTRTTACVSSQVGCSLDCKFCATSRLKRMRNLNPDEIYDQVAAINKESLLYYNHKLSNIVFMGMGEPLMNYNNVIKSIEKITSPEGLGMSPKRITVSTSGVPKIIKKMADDDVKFNLAVSLHSAIDEVRTSIMPFNATFPLKDLKESLEYWYEKTQRRITYEYVVWGGINDRKEDIEALIQFCSYVPCKVNLIEYNPIDDGEFQQASPQAINNYISNLEMHGIVVNVRRSRGKDIDAACGQLANKS from the coding sequence GTGAAAAAAAAGAAAGACATACGCGCATTAACCAAAGATCAATTACGAGCTTTTTTTGTAGAAAACGGAGATAAAGCGTTTCGTGGCAATCAAGTGTACGAATGGTTGTGGGGAAAAGTGGTGCATTCTTTTGAAGACATGACAAATATTTCTTTGGAAACCAGAGAAATGTTACAAGAAAACTTTGTCATCAATCATATTGAAGTTGATAATATTCAGCGTAGTAAAGACGGTACTGTAAAAAACGCCGTTCGTTTACACGATGGTTTGGTGGTAGAGTCTGTGTTGATTCCTACGGATACTAGAACAACAGCTTGTGTTTCTAGTCAAGTTGGTTGTAGTTTAGATTGCAAGTTTTGTGCAACATCGCGTTTAAAAAGAATGCGAAACTTAAATCCTGATGAAATTTACGATCAAGTTGCCGCAATCAACAAAGAAAGTTTATTGTATTACAATCATAAATTATCAAATATTGTGTTTATGGGAATGGGAGAACCCCTAATGAATTACAATAATGTGATCAAATCGATTGAAAAAATTACATCTCCAGAAGGATTGGGAATGTCGCCAAAAAGAATTACAGTTTCTACTTCTGGCGTTCCAAAAATCATCAAAAAAATGGCAGATGACGATGTGAAATTTAACTTAGCAGTTTCTTTACATTCTGCAATTGATGAAGTGAGAACTTCCATTATGCCGTTTAATGCAACGTTTCCGTTGAAAGATTTAAAAGAATCCTTAGAATATTGGTACGAAAAAACACAACGAAGAATCACCTACGAATATGTTGTTTGGGGAGGAATTAACGACAGAAAAGAAGATATTGAAGCATTGATTCAGTTTTGTAGTTACGTGCCATGTAAAGTCAATTTGATAGAATACAATCCAATTGATGATGGAGAGTTTCAACAAGCAAGTCCGCAAGCAATCAACAATTATATTTCTAATTTAGAAATGCACGGAATTGTAGTAAATGTGCGTCGTTCTAGAGGAAAAGACATCGATGCAGCTTGTGGTCAATTGGCGAATAAATCATAG
- a CDS encoding polyprenyl synthetase family protein gives MKPVEQIKLPIKNEMELFEEKFKESMLTKVPLLNRITYYIVRRKGKQMRPMFVFLVAKMVSDGGFDERTYRGASVVELIHTATLVHDDVVDDSNRRRGFFSVNALWKNKIAVLVGDFLLSKGLLLSIDNEDFDLLKLISIAVREMSEGELLQIEKARKLDITEEVYFEIIRKKTATLIAACCGIGAASVGANQETVQQMRKFGEYIGIAFQIKDDLFDYTDDKIGKPTGIDIKEQKMTLPLIYTLNTCSEKDKNWIINSVKKHNKDQKRVKEVITFVKENGGIEYTISKMNDYKNRALTILENYPKSAYKDSLLQMIDYVVERKV, from the coding sequence ATGAAACCAGTAGAGCAAATAAAACTTCCTATTAAAAACGAAATGGAACTCTTTGAAGAGAAATTCAAAGAATCGATGCTTACCAAAGTTCCGTTACTAAACAGAATTACCTATTATATTGTTCGACGAAAAGGAAAACAAATGCGTCCGATGTTTGTTTTTTTAGTTGCAAAAATGGTTTCTGATGGCGGTTTTGACGAACGAACATATCGTGGAGCTTCTGTTGTAGAACTGATTCATACTGCTACTTTGGTACATGATGATGTGGTTGACGACAGCAATAGAAGAAGAGGTTTTTTCTCTGTAAACGCACTTTGGAAAAATAAAATTGCCGTTTTAGTGGGCGATTTTTTATTGTCTAAAGGATTGTTGCTTTCTATTGATAACGAAGATTTTGATTTGTTAAAATTGATTTCTATTGCCGTTCGCGAAATGAGTGAAGGCGAATTACTACAAATAGAAAAAGCACGAAAATTAGATATTACCGAAGAGGTGTATTTTGAAATTATCCGTAAGAAAACAGCAACTTTAATTGCTGCTTGTTGTGGAATCGGAGCTGCTTCTGTTGGTGCAAACCAAGAAACGGTTCAACAAATGAGAAAGTTTGGAGAATATATCGGAATTGCATTTCAAATTAAAGACGATTTGTTTGATTATACCGATGACAAAATTGGCAAACCAACCGGAATCGACATTAAGGAGCAAAAAATGACCTTGCCTTTAATTTACACCTTAAACACGTGTTCAGAAAAAGATAAAAACTGGATCATCAATTCGGTAAAAAAACACAATAAAGACCAAAAAAGAGTAAAAGAAGTCATCACTTTTGTAAAAGAAAATGGGGGAATTGAATACACCATTTCTAAAATGAACGATTACAAAAATAGAGCGTTGACTATTTTAGAAAACTATCCAAAATCAGCGTATAAAGATTCACTTTTACAAATGATTGATTATGTTGTGGAGCGTAAAGTGTAA
- a CDS encoding GH3 auxin-responsive promoter family protein yields MAFPFVNSIISWFLKKRKHQMELFLKYPLDVQDELLLKLLDTAQNTEFGKAHYFSSIRDYTDFTNAVPIQKYETFEPLIERCRRGEQNIFWPTPIKWFAKSSGTTNAKSKFIPVSDEALEYCHLKAGKDMLCLYINNNEDTQLFTGKGLKLGGSSAIYEDNNSYFGDLSAIITENLPFWADFSSAPSQETALMSEWETKMDAIVEETIHEDITSLVGVPSWMLLLLNRVLEKTGKDTILEVWPNLEVYFHGGVNFNPYREQYKKLIPKADFKYYETYNASEGFFGLQDRNNSLELLLMLDYGIFYEFIPMDAYEGENSKTIPLSKVKKNVNYAMVITTNGGLWRYLIGDTVKFTSTNPYRIKITGRTKHFINVFGEELIIENTEDALKLACKKTKATITDYTVAPIFMEGKSSGGHEWIIEFKKAPKSLDYFTELLDNALKSINSDYEAKRYHNMTLDLPKIHVAEKGLFYNWLKQKQKLGGQHKVPRLSNKRDFVEELLKISVNQQSAHL; encoded by the coding sequence ATGGCATTTCCTTTCGTAAACTCAATTATTTCTTGGTTTTTAAAAAAACGAAAGCATCAAATGGAGCTGTTTTTAAAGTATCCTTTAGATGTTCAAGACGAATTGTTGCTTAAATTATTGGATACTGCTCAGAATACAGAATTTGGAAAAGCACATTATTTTTCATCCATTAGAGATTATACAGATTTTACAAACGCCGTTCCGATTCAGAAATACGAAACTTTTGAGCCATTAATAGAACGTTGTAGAAGAGGAGAACAAAATATTTTTTGGCCAACTCCAATAAAATGGTTTGCAAAGTCTAGCGGAACTACGAATGCCAAAAGTAAATTTATTCCTGTGAGTGATGAAGCGTTGGAATATTGTCATTTAAAAGCCGGAAAAGACATGTTGTGCTTGTACATTAACAACAATGAAGACACACAATTATTTACTGGAAAAGGATTAAAGCTTGGTGGAAGTTCAGCAATTTATGAAGACAACAATTCGTATTTCGGAGATTTATCAGCAATTATTACAGAAAATCTTCCTTTTTGGGCGGATTTTAGTTCTGCTCCGAGTCAAGAAACAGCATTAATGAGCGAATGGGAAACCAAAATGGACGCCATTGTTGAGGAAACTATTCATGAAGACATTACCAGTTTAGTGGGCGTACCAAGTTGGATGTTATTATTGTTAAATCGTGTGTTAGAAAAAACAGGAAAAGACACTATTTTAGAAGTTTGGCCAAATTTAGAAGTCTATTTTCATGGCGGCGTCAATTTTAATCCATACAGAGAACAATACAAAAAACTGATTCCGAAAGCCGATTTTAAATATTACGAAACCTATAATGCATCCGAAGGATTCTTTGGATTACAAGACAGAAATAATTCACTAGAATTGTTGTTAATGTTAGATTACGGAATCTTCTATGAATTTATTCCGATGGATGCTTACGAAGGAGAAAATTCGAAAACAATTCCGTTATCAAAAGTAAAAAAGAACGTAAACTACGCCATGGTAATTACTACAAATGGCGGTTTGTGGCGCTATTTAATTGGCGATACTGTAAAATTTACATCAACAAATCCATATCGCATAAAAATTACAGGAAGAACCAAACATTTTATCAATGTTTTTGGTGAAGAATTGATTATTGAAAACACAGAAGATGCTTTAAAATTAGCGTGTAAAAAAACAAAAGCTACCATTACAGATTATACGGTTGCTCCTATTTTTATGGAAGGAAAATCTAGTGGCGGACACGAATGGATTATTGAATTTAAAAAAGCACCCAAAAGTTTAGATTATTTTACCGAACTGTTAGACAATGCGTTAAAGTCTATCAATTCTGATTACGAAGCAAAACGTTATCATAATATGACATTGGATTTGCCGAAAATTCATGTTGCAGAAAAAGGATTATTTTACAATTGGCTCAAACAAAAACAAAAATTAGGCGGACAACACAAAGTGCCAAGGTTGTCTAATAAAAGAGATTTTGTTGAAGAATTATTAAAAATCTCTGTAAACCAACAAAGTGCACATTTATAA
- a CDS encoding DUF2797 domain-containing protein has protein sequence MQYQGVLKKMPTENLEIIQYYLELGDDFLNMNQLLGKTITMTFVKYECLNCHLNKEIYRQGFCKNCFFETPTAGDWIMRPELSTAHLGIEDRDLEYEKQVQLKPHIVYLANSSNVKVGVTRKQQVPTRWIDQGAHEAIEIVEVPNRYLAGITEVALKEFVADKTNWRKMLKNDIVDENLVAWRNKLAQYIPDEAKKYFIENNTETNLNFPVDKYPLKPKSLNLVKEHSYTGTLVGIKGQYLIFEDETVFNVRANEGLVVSINM, from the coding sequence ATGCAATATCAAGGAGTCTTAAAAAAAATGCCCACAGAAAATTTAGAGATCATTCAATATTATTTAGAATTGGGTGACGACTTCTTAAATATGAATCAGTTATTGGGTAAAACCATTACAATGACCTTTGTAAAATACGAATGTTTAAACTGTCATTTAAACAAAGAAATTTACCGACAAGGATTTTGTAAAAACTGTTTTTTTGAAACTCCAACTGCTGGCGATTGGATAATGAGACCAGAATTAAGTACCGCACATTTAGGAATCGAAGACCGAGATTTAGAATACGAAAAACAAGTGCAATTAAAGCCGCATATTGTGTATTTAGCAAATTCTAGCAATGTAAAAGTTGGTGTCACTAGAAAACAACAAGTTCCGACGCGTTGGATAGATCAAGGCGCACATGAAGCGATTGAAATTGTAGAAGTGCCAAACAGATATTTAGCCGGAATTACAGAAGTAGCCTTGAAAGAATTTGTTGCCGATAAAACCAATTGGCGAAAAATGTTAAAGAATGATATTGTGGATGAAAACTTGGTAGCATGGAGAAACAAATTAGCCCAATACATTCCGGATGAAGCAAAAAAATATTTTATAGAAAATAATACAGAAACCAATTTGAATTTTCCGGTGGATAAATATCCGCTAAAACCAAAAAGTTTAAACTTGGTAAAGGAACATTCTTATACAGGAACGTTAGTGGGTATAAAAGGACAATATTTAATTTTTGAAGACGAAACCGTTTTTAATGTCAGAGCAAATGAAGGTTTGGTGGTAAGTATTAATATGTAA
- a CDS encoding carbon-nitrogen hydrolase family protein, translated as MKNNILKVALAQISPVWLNKEKTLQKIEKSIIDAAKENCELIVFGEALLPGYPFWIALTNGAEWDSKVQKEIHAHYVRNSITIEKGELNSVCELAKKHQISIYLGIMERAENRGGHSIYASLVYINQEGEIKSVHRKLQPTFDERLTWAPGDGNGLQVHPLKEFTVGGLNCWENWMPLPRTALYGLGENLHIAVWPGSDHNTKDITRFIARESRSFVISVSSLMAKTDFPKETPHVDKIIKDAPDILANGGSCIASPNGEWLVEPVINKEGLIIETLDFNRVLEERQNFDCVGHYSRPDVTKLHVNRERQSTVSYDDF; from the coding sequence ATGAAAAACAACATCCTAAAAGTAGCACTAGCACAAATTTCACCCGTTTGGTTGAACAAAGAAAAAACACTTCAAAAGATTGAGAAATCAATTATTGATGCTGCCAAAGAAAACTGCGAACTCATTGTTTTTGGAGAAGCATTATTGCCAGGGTATCCATTTTGGATTGCGTTAACAAACGGCGCAGAATGGGATTCGAAAGTTCAAAAAGAAATTCATGCTCATTATGTTCGTAATTCTATCACGATTGAAAAAGGCGAATTAAATTCGGTTTGTGAATTGGCGAAAAAACATCAGATTTCTATTTATCTAGGGATTATGGAACGTGCAGAAAATAGAGGCGGACATAGTATTTATGCTTCGTTGGTTTATATCAATCAAGAAGGAGAAATAAAATCTGTTCATAGAAAATTACAACCAACTTTTGATGAGCGTTTAACGTGGGCGCCAGGAGACGGAAATGGTTTGCAAGTACATCCTTTAAAAGAATTTACAGTTGGTGGATTGAATTGTTGGGAAAATTGGATGCCGTTGCCAAGAACTGCTTTGTATGGTTTGGGAGAAAATTTACACATTGCAGTTTGGCCTGGAAGCGATCATAATACCAAAGATATCACACGATTTATCGCAAGAGAATCTCGTTCTTTTGTAATTTCAGTTTCTAGTTTAATGGCAAAGACTGATTTCCCAAAAGAAACGCCACATGTTGACAAAATCATCAAAGATGCGCCAGATATTTTAGCAAACGGAGGTTCTTGTATTGCTTCTCCAAATGGAGAATGGTTGGTGGAACCAGTGATTAATAAAGAAGGTTTGATTATTGAAACTTTAGATTTTAATCGTGTGCTAGAAGAACGTCAAAATTTTGATTGTGTTGGGCATTATTCGCGTCCAGATGTTACGAAATTGCATGTGAATCGTGAGCGTCAAAGTACTGTTTCTTATGATGATTTTTAA